One window from the genome of Yarrowia lipolytica chromosome 1B, complete sequence encodes:
- a CDS encoding uncharacterized protein (Compare to YALI0B09339g, similar to Saccharomyces cerevisiae RPN13 (YLR421C); ancestral locus Anc_4.295, similar to uniprot|O13563 Saccharomyces cerevisiae YLR421c RPN13 weak similarity to human 42K membrane glycoprotein) — translation MATTTDILFFKAGQADFDEETSIVTPRRGQGRIVVTQPSDSEELISFVWEPRGTAGGEKVEVYPFAGDATFQHVPACKTGRVFKLQFESSGEKLFYWAQNPTDSENVWELSKEDKRVLNTMQAILEEQADDAEENAEDVDMQDAEPKSAPAVNPTVPDLASMMRNIQVPQSQSQSHQAVPVMNIGSVVSQNMMAEHIRSLDDQEVDRLCLLLPDVIPKTRESLIGVVQSPQFAQGMNTFDSALREGAASIIARELGQEYLGEGVEGYLESARKAAKKEEDK, via the exons atggCGACTACCACCGAcattctttttttcaagGCCGGCCAGGCGGACTTTGACGAGGAAACTTCAATTGTGACCCCCCGACGGGGCCAGGGTCGGATTGTCGTGACACAGCCCAGTGACAGCGAGGAGTTAATATCGTTTGTGTGGGAGCCTCGAGGCACGGCCGGTGGCGAGAAGGTCGAGGTGTACCCATTTGCTGGAGACGCCACCTTCCAGCATGTCCCTGCATGCAAGACTGGCCGAGTGTTCAAGCTGCAGTTTGAGTCGTCTGGCGAGAAACTCTTCTACTGGGCCCAGAACCCCACCGACAGCGAAAACGTGTGGGAGCTGagcaaggaggacaagcgGGTTCTCAACACAATGCAGGCAattctggaggagcaggctgaTGACGCTGAGGAGAACGCGGAAGACGTGGATATGCA GGACGCCGAACCCAAATCTGCCCCTGCAGTCAACCCCACTGTGCCGGATCTGGCTTCTATGATGAGAAACATCCAGGTGCCCCAGAGCCAGTCCCAGAGCCACCAGGCCGTGCCGGTCATGAACATTGGCTCTGTAGTGAGTCAGAACATGATGGCCGAGCACATCAGATCGCTGGACGACCAGGAAGTGGATCGCCTGTGCTTGTTGCTACCCGACGTGATTCCCAAGACCCGAGAGTCGCTCATCGGCGTGGTTCAGTCGCCCCAGTTTGCTCAGGGCATGAACACCTTTGATTCGGCTCTAAGAGAGGGCGCTGCTAGTATTATTGCCAGAGAACTAGGCCAGGAGTATCTTGGAGAGGGCGTTGAGGGGTATCTGGAGAGTGCCAGAaaggctgccaagaaggaggaggacaaaTGA